The following proteins come from a genomic window of Anticarsia gemmatalis isolate Benzon Research Colony breed Stoneville strain chromosome 25, ilAntGemm2 primary, whole genome shotgun sequence:
- the LOC142983781 gene encoding muscle calcium channel subunit alpha-1-like isoform X6, with product MSVADGGGEEVSLAAPATTPTSPAAATPGAPQDAAPPLVPVAVAPRKPARRGPKVQQERPRRALFCLTLKNPLRKVCIDIVEWKPFEWMILTTIFANCIALAVYTPYPASDSNYTNWVLEKIEYVFLVIFTGECVMKIIAYGFVMHAGSYLRNGWNLLDFTIVVIGMVSTVLSSIFKDAFDVKALRAFRVLRPLRLVSGVPSLQIVLNSILKAMVPLLHIALLVIFVIIIYAIIGLELFSGKMHKTCYNKYTDEMMDAPHPCDVDNGFNCSMIGEDMECREGWIGPNFGITNFDNFGLSMLTVFQCITLEGWTDVMYNIQDAMGNSWEWLYFVSMVILGAFFVMNLILGVLSGEFSKEREKAKNRGDFQKLREKQQLEEDLKGYLDWITQAEYLEPLADQHEVVDQKRDYLGSIPNEHDSTDHLRVEPVEQKQKVTKAWRDNFETVNRRMKRDCRLAVKSQTFYWLIIVLVFLNTVVLASEHYQQPTWLDMFQEYGNAFFVALFTLEMLVKMYSLGLQGYFVSLFNRFDCFVVVGSISEMVLTKTEVMPPLGISVLRCVRLLRVFKVTKYWRSLSNLVASLLNSIQSIASLLLLLFLFIMIFALLGMQVFGGKFNYDPVEEKDRHNFDCFWQALLTVFQILTGEDWNAVMYEGIKAYGGAGTVGIIACIYFIILFICGNYILLNVFLAIAVDNLADAESLTNIEKEEEAVEEKEGGSVVPTEGGHADTDDEYIHDDDAYTTDNSEREYEETGSEGEQVEEIEGEIDEVLEEENESVERALDERDERDERRDEQRDMIDAHQRNHIVNTELEEEPRLKRKPTTSSARPRRLSEVDICDTKKPIPDATSFFVFTKSNRFRVFCYKMSSSSTFGNIILVCIMFSSAMLAAEDPLDAAQNGFRNWLLSQFDVFFTGIFTLELFLKLVTYGLVLHKGAFLRSAFNVLDMLVVCVSLISMSFKSGSISVVKILRVFRVLRPLRAINRAKGLKYVVKCVIVAIKTIGNIMLVTYLLQFMFAVVGVQLFKGKFFRCNDISKMTRDECQGTYLVFENRNYVVRDREWKRNDFHFDNVMKGMLTLFTVSTFEGWPGLLYVSIDSNAEDRGPITNFRPIVAAYYIIYIIIIAFFMVNIFVGFVIVTFQNEGEQEYKNCELDKNQRNCIEFALKAKPIRRYIPKHRIQYKVWWFVTSQPFEYAIFVLIMINTITLAMKYHNQPHEYSKALDMLNMLFTAVFALEFIFKLAAFRFKNYFGDAWNTFDFIIVLGSIIDIVVSQVNELKNQGSGMPRAHVVKESSIPSINFFRLFRVMRLVKLLSRGEGIRTLLWTFIKSFQALPYVALLILMLFFIYAVVGMQVFGKIAIDDDSPITRNNHFQTFPQALLVLFRSATGEAWQDIMMGVSPEPDVRCDRNYHEEGDVEPDDPDSTCGSVLAFPYFISFYVLCSFLIINLFVAVIMDNFDYLTRDWSILGPHHLDEFIRLWSEYDPDAKGRIKHLDVVTLLRKISPPLGFGKLCPHRVACKRLVSMNMPLNSDGTVLFNATLFAVVRTSLKIKTEGNIDDCNTELRAVIKKIWKRTSPKLLDQVVPPPGDPNEITVGKFYATFLIQDYFRRFKKRKEQELRQTDEQSHQMTLQAGLRTLHEAGPELKRAISGNLDDITAECDVPMHRRNHSLFGGVWSSIRRHGPNRNFHRHRKHGEPPADGVGNHLSSMMQREYGVGPLSLTPNLANGQPKEQIPLRPLIFNGESEKIYQVLERTTNDLKNTMYQGGDSIGRGVVSLPGSPRANNAGAPVVVGSAESLVTRVLQEQGLGEYCDPEFVRNTSREMQEALEMTQEQMDRAAHQLMVNEKNIKQAQSQQAQVCNVWVLGRHPCPPIPPVPPAGELAAAAAQAVIAPAPAACAPRPAHPAPPAHPHRHHHHHQHRQQRQQQQEPQDQLHQQEQQHHRKKRKRKPVLV from the exons gtGGCGGTGGCGCCCCGCAagccggcgcggcgcgggcccAAGGTGCAGCAGGAGCGGCCGCGGCGCGCGCTCTTCTGCCTCACGCTCAAGAACCCGCTGCGCAAGGTCTGCATCGACATCGTCGAGTGGAA ACCGTTCGAGTGGATGATCCTGACGACGATCTTCGCCAACTGCATCGCGCTCGCCGTCTACACGCCCTACCCCGCCAGCGACTCTAACTACACCAACTGGGTCCTA GAAAAGATCGAGTACGTGTTCCTGGTGATCTTCACGGGCGAGTGCGTGATGAAGATCATCGCGTACGGGTTCGTGATGCACGCCGGCTCCTACCTGCGCAACGGCTGGAACTTGCTCGACTTCACCATCGTCGTCATAGG AATGGTCAGCACGGTGCTATCGAGTATATTTAAAGACGCCTTCGACGTGAAGGCGCTGCGAGCGTTCAGGGTGTTGCGACCGCTGCGACTCGTCTCTGGAGTACCAA GTCTGCAGATCGTGCTGAACTCGATCCTGAAGGCGATGGTGCCGCTGCTGCACATCGCGCTGCTCGTCATCTTCGTCATCATCATCTACGCCATCATCGGCCTCGAGCTCTTCTCCGGCAAAATGCACAAAACATGCTATAATAAGTACACAG ATGAGATGATGGACGCGCCTCACCCGTGTGACGTAGACAACGGGTTCAACTGCTCCATGATCGGCGAGGACATGGAGTGCCGCGAGGGCTGGATCGGGCCCAACTTCGGCATCACCAACTTCGACAACTTCGGCCTATCCATGCTCACCGTGTTCCAGTGCATCACGCTCGAGGGCTGGACTGATGTCATGTATAAT ATACAAGACGCGATGGGCAACAGCTGGGAGTGGCTGTACTTCGTGTCGATGGTCATCCTCGGCGCCTTCTTCGTCATGAACCTCATTCTCGGTGTGTTGTCCGG AGAGTTTTCCAAAGAAAGAGAGAAGGCGAAGAACCGCGGTGACTTTCAGAAGCTGCGGGAGAAGCAGCAGCTGGAGGAGGACCTGAAGGGTTACCTGGACTGGATCACGCAGGCGGAGTACCTCGAGCCGCTCGCAGACCAGCACGAAGTCGTCGATCAGAAGAGGGACTACCTCG GATCAATACCGAACGAGCACGACTCCACAGATCACCTGCGAGTAGAACCAGTAGAACAGAAACAGAAGGTCACAAAGGCGTGGAGAGATAATTTCGAGACT GTGAACCGGCGCATGAAGCGCGACTGTCGGCTGGCGGTGAAGTCGCAGACCTTCTACTGGCTCATCATCGTGCTCGTGTTCCTCAACACCGTGGTGCTCGCCAGCGAACACTACCA GCAGCCGACGTGGTTAGATATGTTTCAAGAGTACGGGAACGCGTTCTTCGTGGCGCTCTTCACGCTTGAGATGTTAGTCAAAATGTACAGCTTAGGTTTACAA GGTTACTTCGTGTCGTTGTTCAACCGGTTCGACTGCTTCGTGGTGGTGGGCTCCATCAGCGAGATGGTGCTCACCAAGACCGAGGTGATGCCGCCGCTCGGCATCTCCGTGCTGCGCTGCGTCAGGCTGCTCAGGGTCTTCAAAGTTACCAA ATACTGGCGGTCACTGTCGAACCTGGTGGCGTCTCTGCTGAACTCGATCCAGTCGATCGCGTCGCTGCTGCTCCTGCTGTTCCTGTTCATCATGATCTTCGCGCTGCTCGGCATGCAGGTGTTCGGCGGCAAGTTCAACTACGACCCCGTCGAGGAGAAGGACCGACACAACTTCGACTGCTTCTGGCAGGCGCTGCTCACTGTCTTTCAG ATACTAACAGGTGAAGATTGGAATGCAGTAATGTATGAAGGCATCAAGGCGTACGGCGGAGCGGGCACAGTCGGGATAATAGCTTGTATCTACTTCATCATCCTCTTCATCTGCGGCAACT ATATTCTTCTAAACGTGTTCTTGGCTATCGCCGTGGACAACCTGGCAGACGCCGAGTCGTTAACTAACATCGAGAAGGAAGAAGAG GCTGTCGAGGAGAAGGAGGGCGGCAGCGTGGTGCCCACCGAGGGCGGCCACGCCGACACCGACGACGAGTACATACACGACGACGATGCCTACACCACCGACAA CTCTGAACGAGAATACGAAGAGACAGGTTCAGAAGGCGAGCAAGTGGAGGAGATCGAAGGTGAGATAGACGAGGTGCTGGAGGAGGAGAACGAGAGCGTGGAGCGCGCGCTCGACGAGCGGGACGAGCGCGACGAGCGGCGCGACGAGCAGCGCGACATGATCGACGCGCACCAGCGGAACCACATAG TGAACACAGAGTTGGAGGAAGAGCCTCGGCTGAAACGTAAGCCCACCACGTCGTCGGCGCGCCCCCGCCGCCTCTCCGAGGTCGATATTTGCGACACTAAGAAACCCATTCCCGACGCGACCTCCTTCTTCGTATTTACTAAGAGCAACAG GTTCCGCGTGTTCTGCTACAAGATGTCGTCGTCGTCCACGTTCGGCAACATCATCCTCGTGTGCATCATGTTCTCGTCCGCCATGCTGGCCGCCGAGGACCCGCTAGACGCCGCGCAGAACGGCTTCAGGAATTGG TTGTTGAGTCAATTCGACGTATTCTTCACGGGCATCTTCACGCTGGAGCTGTTCCTGAAGCTGGTGACGTACGGGCTGGTGCTGCACAAGGGCGCCTTCCTGCGCTCCGCCTTCAACGTGCTCGACATGCTCGTCGTCTGCGTGTCGCTCATCTCCATGAGTTTCAA GTCTGGAAGTATATCAGTAGTGAAGATATTGCGAGTGTTCAGGGTGCTGAGGCCACTAAGGGCCATCAACAGGGCCAAGGGCCTTAAG TATGTGGTGAAGTGTGTGATAGTAGCGATTAAGACTATAGGAAATATAATGCTAGTTAcgtatttattacaatttatgttCGCTGTGGTCGGTGTACAGTTGTTTAAG GGTAAATTTTTTAGATGTAATGATATTTCGAAAATGACAAGGGACGAATGTCA AGGGACGTATTTAGTGTTTGAGAACCGCAATTACGTGGTGAGGGACAGAGAGTGGAAGCGGAACGACTTCCACTTCGACAACGTGATGAAGGGAATGCTCACTCTGTTCACCGTGTCCACGTTCGAGGGCTGGCCAGG GTTGTTGTACGTGTCTATAGACTCGAATGCTGAGGATCGTGGTCCCATAACTAACTTCCGTCCAATTGTTGCAGcctactatattatttatattattataattgcctTCTTTATG gtAAATATATTCGTCGGTTTCGTCATAGTGACATTCCAAAACGAGGGTGAGCAAGAGTATAAAAACTGTGAGTTAGATAAGAATCAGAGGAACTGCATCGAGTTTGCGCTCAAAGCTAAACCTATCAGAAG GTATATACCGAAGCACCGGATACAGTACAAGGTGTGGTGGTTCGTGACGTCGCAGCCGTTCGAGTACGCCATCTTCGTGCTGATCATGATCAACACCATCACGCTGGCCATGAAGTACCACAACCAGCCGCACGAGTACAGCAAGGCGCTGGACATGCTCAACATGCTGTTCACCGCCGTGTTCGCGCTCGAGTTCATATTCAAACTAGCCGCCTTTAGGTTTAAG AACTACTTCGGGGACGCGTGGAACACGTTCGACTTCATCATCGTGCTGGGCAGCATTATCGACATCGTGGTCTCGCAGGTCAATGAACTCAAGAACCAG GGAAGTGGGATGCCAAGAGCGCACGTCGTCAAG GAGAGTTCAATTCCATCGATAAACTTCTTCCGGCTGTTCCGTGTGATGAGGCTGGTGAAGCTGCTGTCCCGCGGCGAGGGCATCCGCACGCTGCTGTGGACCTTCATCAAGTCCTTCCAGGCGCTGCCCTACGTGGCGCTCCTCATCCTCATGCTGTTCTTCATCTACGCCGTCGTCGGGATGCAG GTGTTCGGCAAGATAGCGATAGACGACGACTCGCCGATCACCCGGAACAACCACTTCCAGACGTTCCCGCAGGCGCTGCTCGTGCTGTTCCGCTCCGCCACCG GTGAGGCGTGGCAGGACATCATGATGGGCGTGTCGCCGGAGCCGGACGTGCGCTGCGACCGCAACTACCACGAGGAGGGCGACGTGGAGCCCGACGACCCCGACTCCACGTGCGGCTCCGTGCTCGCCTTCCCCTACTTCATATCCTTCTACGTGCTGTGTTCATTCTTG ATTATTAATTTGTTCGTGGCTGTCATTATGGATAACTTCGACTATCTAACTCGAGACTGGTCTATATTGGGACCACACCACTTAGATGAATTTATAAG GTTGTGGAGCGAATACGATCCTGACGCGAAGGgtagaattaaacatttagaTGTAGTTACTTTGTTAAGAAAAATTAGCCCACCCCTAG gtTTCGGCAAGCTGTGTCCGCACCGCGTGGCGTGCAAGCGGCTGGTGTCGATGAACATGCCGCTCAACTCGGACGGCACGGTGCTGTTCAACGCCACGCTGTTCGCCGTCGTGCGCACCTCGCTCAAGATCAAGACCGAGG GGAACATCGACGACTGCAACACGGAGCTGCGCGCCGTCATCAAGAAGATCTGGAAGCGCACGTCGCCCAAGCTGCTGGACCAGGTGGTGCCGCCGCCCGGCGACCCCAATGAGATCACCGTCGGCAAGTTCTACGCCACCTTCCTCATACAGGACTACTTCCGCAG GTTCAAAAAGCGGAAAGAGCAAGAGTTGCGGCAGACGGACGAGCAGAGCCACCAGATGACGCTGCAGGCGGGGCTGCGCACGCTGCACGAGGCGGGGCCCGAGCTCAAGCGCGCCATCTCCGGCAACCTCGACGACATCACGGCCGAGTGCGACGTGCCCATGCACCGC AGAAATCACTCGCTGTTCGGAGGCGTGTGGTCCAGTATACGAAGACACGGGCCCAACAGAAACTTCCACCGCCATCGGAAACATGGCGAACCACCAGCAG ACGGCGTGGGTAATCATTTGAGTTCGATGATGCAGCGGGAGTACGGCGTCGGACCTCTCTCTCTTACACCTAACTT AGCTAACGGGCAACCTAAAGAACAAATCCCACTGAGGCCTCTCATATTCAACGGAGAATCAGAGAAAATATATCAAGTGCTCGA aaGAACCACAAACGATCTAAAGAACACTATGTATCAAG GAGGCGATAGCATCGGGCGCGGCGTGGTGTCGCTGCCCGGCAGTCCGCGCGCCAACAACGCCGGCGCGCCCGTCGTCGTCGGCTCCGCGGAGAGCCTCGTCACCAGG GTGCTGCAGGAGCAGGGCCTAGGCGAGTACTGCGACCCTGAGTTCGTGCGCAACACCTCGCGCGAGATGCAGGAGGCGCTCGAGATGACGCAGGAGCAGATGGACAG GGCCGCGCACCAGCTGATGGTGAACGAGAAGAACATCAAGCAAGCTCAAAGCCAGCAGGCGCAAGTT TGTAACGTCTGGGTTCTAGGGCGACATCCTTGCCCGCCAATACCACCCGTTCCACCAGCCGGCGAGcttgccgccgccgccgctcaAGCGGTTATAGCACCCGCCCCCGCCGCGTGCGCGCCGCGCCCCGCGcaccccgcgccccccgcgcacCCCCAccgccaccaccaccaccaccaacACCGCCAGCAGCGACAGCAGCAACAGGAGCCGCAAGATCAACTACACCAGCAGGAGCAACAGCACCACAGGAAAAAGAGAAAACGCAAGCCGGTGCTGGTGTAG